From the Xylanibacillus composti genome, the window TCCTATCTGGACGAGCTGCTCGAAGCGGGGGTTACCTGCTATCTTTACGAAAAAGGCTTTCTCCATGCGAAGACAATCGTGGTGGACGGGAAGGTTGCGACCGTAGGAACGGCCAATGTAGACATTCGCAGCTTTAAGCTGAACTTTGAAGTAAACGCATTGATCTTTGATTCGCAGAAAGCCGGGGAGCTGGAACGAATTTTTATGGACGATCTTGAGCATTGCCGGATTCTTACGCTTGCCGCATACAAAGAACGTCCGCTTTCTCAGCGCTTCATGGAATCATGTGCCCGTCTGTTGTCTCCTATCCTTTAATGCGGCATGCCGCTTTGCATTGCTTAAACGATTGGAAATTGATATACTGTAATTGCATGTATCACAGTTTCGCTTGATCCGCATACGACAGGTACTGTTGGCTGCAAGAAGCGGATCGGGCGGGGAAAGTGAAGAAGAAGTGTCACGGAAGGAGCTGTAGCAAACATGTATGATATCGCTATTATTGGAGCTGGACCAGCCGGTGCCAGCGCGGCCTTGTTCGCAGCGAAAGCGGGCAAGAAAACCATTGTATTGGACAACGACAAGAGCATGACGAAGAGAGCCTGGGTAGAAAACCATTACGGTGTCATGGAAATAACTGGCCCAGACTTGATCGAGCTTGGCAAGAAGCAGGCCGCCAAATTTGGCGCTGAGATCGTGGAAGATACGGTCGTCCATATTGCGAAGAGCGGCGAAGGATTGAAGGTCGAAGGAGAGAACGGCCAATACGAGGCTCGTCACGTAATTGTGGCTACAGGCCTCGGCGTTGATATTGCCGAGAAAGCCGGACTCAAGACGAAGGACGGCACGGAGCCGCGTATCAAGACCGTGTTGGATGCAGATGCTG encodes:
- a CDS encoding FAD-dependent oxidoreductase codes for the protein MYDIAIIGAGPAGASAALFAAKAGKKTIVLDNDKSMTKRAWVENHYGVMEITGPDLIELGKKQAAKFGAEIVEDTVVHIAKSGEGLKVEGENGQYEARHVIVATGLGVDIAEKAGLKTKDGTEPRIKTVLDADADGKTNIEGVWAAGTVAGVSVHTIITAGDGAKVAINVISELNGERYVDHDIMK